One Fibrobacter succinogenes genomic window, AATGTATCGCCGTGCGGTGTTCAACATTTGCGCAAGGAACCAGGATGATCATGCGAAAAATATCGGGTTCCTCATGGATAAGCGTGGCGTGTGGACGCTTGCGCCGGCGTTCGATATGACTTACGCCTACAATCCAGAGGGGGCATGGACGGGTTCGCACCAGATGACGTTCAATGGTAAGCGCAGCGGATTTACACTTGACGATTTCAAGGCGGTTGCGAAATTCGCAGGGCTCAAACAGGGGCGTTTTAAGAAAATCCTTGCCGAAGTCGAAGATGCCGTGCGCCAGTGGCCAAAATTTGCCAAGCGAAATGGCGTTCCGGCAAAGATTATTCGCAATATTGAAAAAGCGCAAGAATTTGTAAAGTGATGAAGGAGACAATTCAATAGTTTGCTACAGTGAAACTATTGATTTTCAGGGTTTAAATTTTTAATATTATCAGTGAAAACAGTTTGCGGACACCTACCTAACCACTGCCCACTAAACACTGTTTGCTGTATTATGAACGCTGCTATCCTTACTAATGAGTTTCCGCCAGAAATCTATGGCGGTGCAGGTATTCACGTCAAGTTCTTGAGTCAGGAACTTTCGAAGCTCTGCCACATCGAAGCCCGCTGCTTTGGCCCGCAGAACGACGATGCTGACAATATTCGTGCCATTGGTTTTAGCCAGAAGCTCGAACACAATCCGGCAGACGAACGTTTCAAGAAAATCTTGAAGCCGCTGGACATCAATCTTCAGTGGATGTCTTCGCTCAAGGATATCGATGTGATTCATTGCCATACGTGGTATAGCCATTTCGGTGGCGTGGTGGCAAGTCGCCTTTTGCAGTGCCCGCTCATTCTCACAACGCATTCGCTCGAACCGCACCGTCCGTGGAAGGCCGAACAGCTGGGTGTCGGCGGCTATAACATGAGTTGCTGGATTGAACGCACCGCTTACGAAGCCGCTGATGGTGTGATTGCCGTGAGCGAAGGCATGAAACGCGATGTGATGAAGCTTTATGGTGTGCCGGAAGATCGTGTGAAGGTTATCTACAATGGTATCGATCCGGACTTTTACAAGCCTACTTTCGATGAAGAAATCTTGAAGAAGTGGGGCGTGGATCCGAAGCGTCCGTTTGTGCTGTTCGTGGGGCGCATTACGCGCCAGAAGGGCATTAGCCAATTGATTCAGGCTATCCCGCAAATCGACAAGAACGCCCAGGTTGTGCTTTGCGCCGGTGCGCCGGATACGCAGGAACTTGCCGACGAATGCAAGAGCTTGATTGAAAAGGTTCAGGCAACGCGTGATGGCGTCGTTTGGATTCAGGATGCTGTACCGCATACGGAACTCCGCGTGCTCTATAGCCATGCGACCGTGTTTGCGACCCCGTCGCTTTACGAGCCGTTCGGCATTATCAACCTCGAAGCCATGAGCTGCGGCACTCCGGTTGTGGGTTCTGCAGTCGGTGGCATCCCGGAAATCATCGTCGATGGCGAAACGGGTTACCTTGTGCCGCTCAAGGCTGTGTCTGCGACGAACTTTGAACCGGCCGACCCGAAGGCCTTCCAGACGGACTTTGCGAACAAGCTTAACAAGATTCTCGAAAATCCGGAACTTGCGAAGAAAATGGGCGAAGTCAGCCGCAAGCGCGCTATTGACGTGTTCAGCTGGAAGACGATTGCCAAGCAGACATTCGACTT contains:
- the glgA gene encoding glycogen synthase, with amino-acid sequence MNAAILTNEFPPEIYGGAGIHVKFLSQELSKLCHIEARCFGPQNDDADNIRAIGFSQKLEHNPADERFKKILKPLDINLQWMSSLKDIDVIHCHTWYSHFGGVVASRLLQCPLILTTHSLEPHRPWKAEQLGVGGYNMSCWIERTAYEAADGVIAVSEGMKRDVMKLYGVPEDRVKVIYNGIDPDFYKPTFDEEILKKWGVDPKRPFVLFVGRITRQKGISQLIQAIPQIDKNAQVVLCAGAPDTQELADECKSLIEKVQATRDGVVWIQDAVPHTELRVLYSHATVFATPSLYEPFGIINLEAMSCGTPVVGSAVGGIPEIIVDGETGYLVPLKAVSATNFEPADPKAFQTDFANKLNKILENPELAKKMGEVSRKRAIDVFSWKTIAKQTFDFYQECIERYKREGKRV